A window of the Rubeoparvulum massiliense genome harbors these coding sequences:
- a CDS encoding helix-turn-helix domain-containing protein has translation MHHIGYRLQVLRKLRKLTQRQLAEGISSTGKVSRYENDQEPVPANLIPMFAKRLGVSIDELTGACETQQILEISRRSDSTYRLIHEKEYEEAWAEIQRIKGLLASILNEEAHIDVINLEAIYYARWKENTAAYEVLKGLSAYRFSQYTSLFFRIQITLGILQYNQGKYLEALDHFMLAMERNTKDGSIHEAILYYYLALTHTRISMNAQGTYYAKMAAHLFRQQEAIFNLKETALLRAIIYSDEKRWEESYEQSNIVLQYPINSTREKLQHAKALHNIGIYFREKGEWEKSLEHLKSSLQLKKELGNPSEIAFTMLIICQVYLASHDHDSFLTYITDFENQFASQLLPIHQALMYQMKGEYYVAIESFHKMQREYLFAIEKYLSAGAENYAARLYFLLAEHFNSPEYYAKAARIYNTYFTTNLYRE, from the coding sequence ATGCATCATATCGGTTATCGCCTGCAAGTACTACGGAAGCTACGGAAGCTTACACAACGCCAATTGGCTGAAGGTATCTCTTCTACAGGCAAGGTAAGCCGTTACGAGAACGATCAAGAGCCTGTTCCTGCCAATTTGATTCCCATGTTTGCAAAACGCTTAGGGGTAAGTATCGATGAACTTACCGGAGCGTGTGAAACACAGCAGATCTTAGAAATCTCTAGGCGTTCTGATTCTACCTACCGACTGATCCATGAAAAGGAGTATGAAGAGGCGTGGGCGGAGATCCAACGAATTAAAGGGTTGCTTGCATCCATACTCAATGAAGAAGCACATATTGATGTGATCAATTTGGAAGCTATCTACTATGCACGATGGAAAGAGAATACAGCAGCCTATGAAGTGCTAAAAGGATTAAGTGCTTACCGATTCTCACAATATACGTCTCTCTTCTTCCGAATTCAGATCACCCTTGGAATTCTCCAATACAATCAGGGGAAATATTTAGAAGCATTAGACCACTTTATGCTAGCCATGGAAAGGAATACGAAGGATGGTTCCATCCATGAAGCGATTCTTTACTATTATCTAGCGCTTACCCATACTAGAATTTCGATGAATGCTCAAGGCACCTATTATGCGAAGATGGCTGCGCACCTCTTTCGTCAACAAGAAGCAATCTTTAACCTAAAAGAAACGGCACTCTTACGAGCGATCATCTACAGTGATGAAAAACGGTGGGAGGAGTCCTATGAGCAATCTAATATTGTCTTACAATATCCCATTAACTCTACTCGAGAAAAGCTACAACATGCTAAAGCATTGCACAATATTGGAATTTATTTTCGAGAGAAAGGTGAATGGGAAAAGTCACTGGAACACTTGAAAAGTTCGCTCCAATTGAAAAAGGAATTGGGCAACCCATCAGAGATTGCATTCACCATGTTAATTATCTGTCAGGTCTACCTAGCTAGTCATGACCACGATAGTTTTTTAACTTATATTACTGATTTTGAGAATCAATTTGCTAGTCAGCTACTCCCCATACATCAGGCCTTAATGTACCAGATGAAGGGAGAATATTACGTTGCCATCGAAAGTTTTCATAAGATGCAGCGAGAATATCTATTTGCTATTGAAAAATATCTCTCTGCAGGCGCTGAGAATTACGCTGCAAGGCTCTACTTTCTTCTTGCAGAGCATTTCAACTCTCCAGAGTATTATGCTAAAGCTGCTCGTATCTATAATACTTATTTTACAACCAACCTCTATCGGGAATGA
- a CDS encoding zinc ribbon domain-containing protein, whose translation MSFFNKLKQGMSDAGAKAKTMMEVNKLRQQVSSKQQDINTLYQKMGQHLYKQYEEQQLAIDEEILASCADILRIDQEIAELEVEIRALNGEKKCICGQVVPIETRFCPACGHQFPELPKPIEPSVDAEVVEQEPIPEEEGEIKEGVEIKEAEEMITEDMKAEEMPEVEIIEPQPIVCPACNQPIKAGAKFCGHCGHAL comes from the coding sequence ATGAGTTTCTTCAATAAGCTGAAACAAGGAATGTCAGACGCAGGCGCAAAGGCAAAAACCATGATGGAAGTGAACAAGCTACGACAACAGGTTAGTAGCAAGCAGCAAGACATTAATACCTTATATCAAAAGATGGGTCAGCACCTCTATAAGCAATATGAAGAACAGCAACTAGCCATTGATGAAGAGATTCTGGCTTCTTGCGCAGATATACTACGGATCGATCAAGAGATTGCAGAATTAGAAGTAGAGATTCGTGCACTTAATGGCGAAAAGAAATGTATCTGTGGACAAGTGGTACCAATAGAGACACGCTTCTGCCCAGCTTGTGGACACCAGTTTCCTGAATTACCAAAGCCTATTGAGCCATCTGTAGATGCAGAAGTAGTGGAACAAGAGCCCATCCCTGAAGAAGAAGGAGAAATCAAAGAAGGAGTAGAGATCAAAGAAGCGGAGGAGATGATAACAGAAGATATGAAAGCGGAGGAAATGCCCGAGGTAGAGATCATAGAGCCTCAGCCAATTGTCTGTCCTGCATGTAATCAACCGATCAAAGCTGGAGCAAAATTCTGTGGCCATTGTGGCCATGCGTTGTAA
- the map gene encoding type I methionyl aminopeptidase has translation MIIIKTAEEIEKMREAGKILVKTHKALAKLIRPGITTREIDEFAEKFILEHGATPEQKGYHGYPYATCTSVNEVICHGFPGSQVLKEGDIVTVDMVVNLDGWLADSAWSYAVGNISEEAQNLLDVTKESLYIGIEQAVVGNRIGDIGHAIQTFAEGKGLSVVREFCGHGIGQQMHEDPQVPHFGRPGHGVRLKEGMVITIEPMLNIGAWQSKIDPDGWTARTVDRSLSAQYEHTIAITADGPVILTDQDMVD, from the coding sequence ATGATTATTATAAAAACAGCAGAAGAAATTGAAAAGATGCGGGAAGCAGGCAAGATTCTAGTCAAGACGCATAAAGCCTTAGCCAAGTTAATCCGACCTGGTATTACGACACGAGAGATCGATGAATTTGCTGAGAAGTTTATCTTAGAGCATGGTGCCACACCAGAGCAAAAAGGCTATCATGGTTATCCCTATGCGACGTGTACATCCGTGAATGAAGTGATCTGTCATGGATTCCCTGGAAGTCAGGTCTTGAAGGAAGGGGATATTGTTACCGTGGACATGGTGGTCAATCTAGATGGCTGGCTAGCCGATTCTGCATGGTCCTATGCAGTTGGTAATATCTCTGAAGAGGCTCAAAATTTACTAGATGTGACGAAGGAATCTCTCTACATCGGGATTGAACAAGCAGTCGTAGGAAATCGCATCGGTGATATCGGCCATGCCATTCAAACTTTTGCAGAAGGAAAGGGTTTAAGCGTGGTGCGAGAGTTCTGCGGACATGGGATTGGTCAACAGATGCATGAGGATCCGCAGGTTCCTCATTTTGGGCGACCAGGGCATGGCGTTCGTCTCAAAGAAGGCATGGTAATCACCATTGAACCGATGCTAAATATTGGGGCATGGCAGTCCAAAATTGATCCCGATGGATGGACAGCACGGACTGTGGATCGCTCCTTATCTGCACAATATGAGCATACCATTGCAATTACTGCAGATGGTCCCGTAATTCTTACGGACCAAGATATGGTAGATTAA
- the kamE gene encoding lysine 5,6-aminomutase subunit beta, translated as MIQQVDWKRIRPYGDTLGDGIVQLSFTLPIPHNEEAKEAAKQLCAAMGLEEPQIYHSVDLGEGYSFFILYGKSQASVDMTKIEVPKIQSKQRSFEEINHAIRHQLGRKMVVVGACTGTDAHTVGIDAIMNMKGYHGDYGLERYPEVEAYNLGSQVPNERLMARAVELNADAILVSQVVTQKGVHIKNLTNLIELLEADQLRQRFIVICGGPRINHEMALELGFDAGFGPGHTAPDVASFILDQLIQRGE; from the coding sequence ATGATTCAACAGGTAGATTGGAAGAGAATTCGTCCCTATGGGGATACCTTAGGAGATGGGATTGTACAATTGTCGTTTACATTACCTATTCCTCATAATGAAGAAGCGAAGGAGGCAGCTAAGCAGCTCTGTGCTGCAATGGGACTAGAGGAACCACAAATCTATCATAGCGTGGATTTAGGTGAGGGTTACTCCTTCTTTATCCTTTATGGGAAATCACAGGCTAGTGTTGATATGACGAAAATTGAAGTGCCTAAAATCCAAAGCAAACAGAGGAGCTTTGAAGAGATCAATCATGCCATTCGCCATCAATTAGGGCGAAAGATGGTAGTAGTGGGTGCATGCACTGGCACAGATGCCCATACAGTAGGGATCGATGCCATTATGAATATGAAAGGTTATCATGGCGATTATGGCTTGGAACGATATCCTGAGGTGGAAGCGTATAATTTAGGCAGTCAGGTACCCAATGAAAGGCTGATGGCACGAGCGGTGGAGCTGAATGCTGATGCCATCCTTGTCTCCCAGGTAGTGACGCAAAAAGGGGTGCATATTAAAAATCTGACCAATTTAATCGAGCTCCTTGAGGCTGACCAGCTACGTCAACGCTTTATCGTTATCTGTGGGGGACCACGCATCAATCATGAAATGGCGTTAGAATTGGGCTTCGATGCCGGGTTTGGACCTGGCCACACTGCCCCTGATGTAGCATCCTTTATCCTAGACCAGTTAATCCAGCGCGGAGAATAA
- the kamD gene encoding lysine 5,6-aminomutase subunit alpha — MEAKLRLDQEIIDQARQSAGRIAKDVDRFIAQRTTVAVERTVTRLFGVDGINSDGVPLPNVVVEQILDEGTLNRGISYWLVNGALQLNVEIQELVEGVAAGEIKLTQLPQASREAVHKKGRELSEQNLRKIEEQRRYREQIITKKGDAKQPYLYVIVATGDIYEDIVQARTAARQGADVIAVIRSTGQSLLDFVPFGATREGFGGTYATQENFRIMRAALDEVGEELGRYIRLCNYCSGLCMPEIAAMGALERLDMMLNDALYGILFRDINMQRTLVDQYFSRMINSYAGIIINTGEDNYLTTADAVEAAHTVLASQLVNEQLALLSGLPPQQMGLGHAFEMNPDLEDGFLWELAQAQMSREIFPEAPLKYMPPTKHMTGNIFKGHLQDALFNMVGIMTQQGIQLLGMMTEAMHTPHMHDRYLALENARYIMNNMRHLGEEILFRPGGQIEGRAQQVLAKAAQMLKEVEETGLLSAISAGLFADVKRPLDGGRGLSGVLLKDSTYWNPFEELLRERLGLGPREVIA; from the coding sequence ATGGAAGCGAAACTAAGATTGGATCAAGAGATCATTGATCAAGCGCGTCAGTCTGCGGGCAGGATTGCCAAGGATGTAGACCGCTTCATTGCCCAAAGGACGACGGTAGCTGTTGAGCGGACGGTGACTCGTCTCTTTGGCGTAGATGGGATTAATAGTGATGGCGTTCCTTTACCCAATGTGGTGGTTGAACAGATCCTAGATGAAGGTACATTAAATCGGGGTATCTCCTACTGGTTAGTGAATGGCGCCTTGCAGCTTAACGTGGAGATTCAGGAGCTTGTGGAGGGAGTGGCAGCTGGAGAGATAAAATTGACACAGCTTCCTCAGGCAAGCAGAGAAGCAGTGCACAAAAAGGGGAGAGAGCTTTCTGAGCAAAATCTCCGCAAGATTGAAGAGCAACGGCGATACCGTGAACAGATCATTACAAAGAAGGGTGATGCGAAGCAGCCCTATCTCTATGTAATTGTAGCTACGGGTGATATCTATGAGGATATCGTACAGGCGCGTACAGCAGCTCGCCAAGGGGCAGATGTCATTGCCGTGATACGTAGTACAGGGCAGAGTCTCCTCGATTTCGTTCCCTTTGGTGCCACACGTGAGGGCTTTGGTGGTACCTATGCTACCCAGGAAAACTTTCGTATTATGCGGGCAGCTCTAGATGAAGTAGGGGAAGAATTAGGGAGATATATCCGTCTCTGCAATTATTGTTCAGGGCTATGTATGCCAGAAATCGCTGCCATGGGTGCACTTGAACGTCTAGATATGATGCTCAACGATGCGCTGTACGGGATCCTCTTCCGTGATATTAATATGCAGCGAACCCTTGTTGATCAGTATTTTTCACGGATGATTAACAGCTATGCAGGCATTATTATCAACACCGGAGAGGATAATTACCTTACTACGGCAGATGCTGTAGAAGCAGCACATACCGTCTTAGCATCCCAGCTCGTCAATGAGCAACTGGCGTTGTTATCTGGATTACCCCCACAGCAGATGGGATTAGGTCATGCCTTTGAGATGAATCCAGATTTAGAGGATGGCTTTTTGTGGGAGCTAGCACAAGCACAGATGTCCCGGGAAATTTTTCCTGAGGCACCTTTAAAATATATGCCTCCTACCAAGCATATGACAGGCAATATTTTTAAAGGCCATCTTCAGGATGCGCTCTTTAATATGGTGGGGATCATGACACAGCAGGGTATTCAATTACTAGGGATGATGACGGAAGCCATGCACACCCCTCATATGCACGATCGTTATTTGGCACTAGAGAATGCTCGCTATATCATGAACAACATGCGCCATCTTGGTGAGGAGATTCTCTTCCGCCCTGGTGGGCAGATTGAAGGGCGAGCACAGCAGGTACTAGCAAAAGCAGCTCAAATGCTTAAGGAGGTTGAGGAGACGGGGCTATTAAGTGCCATCAGTGCAGGACTTTTTGCGGATGTGAAACGGCCATTAGATGGTGGAAGGGGACTATCTGGTGTGTTGCTCAAAGATTCTACCTATTGGAACCCCTTCGAGGAGCTATTGCGGGAGCGCTTGGGATTAGGCCCAAGGGAGGTGATAGCATGA